From Pseudobdellovibrio exovorus JSS, a single genomic window includes:
- the cas2 gene encoding CRISPR-associated endonuclease Cas2, with protein sequence MWLQVLFDLPVVNKEQRKRASDFRNNLLDLGFSMAQFSVYMRHCKGREEAETFIKKIEKYMPDQGTVHMLVITDKQYESIKTFYCGTKSRLKSPDQLLLF encoded by the coding sequence TTGTGGTTACAGGTGCTTTTTGACTTACCGGTAGTAAATAAAGAACAAAGAAAAAGGGCCAGCGACTTTCGCAATAATTTGCTTGATCTGGGTTTTTCCATGGCGCAATTCTCTGTTTATATGCGTCATTGCAAAGGGCGTGAAGAAGCTGAAACCTTCATCAAAAAGATCGAAAAATACATGCCCGATCAAGGAACTGTTCATATGTTAGTCATCACAGATAAGCAATATGAGAGCATAAAAACCTTTTATTGTGGCACCAAAAGCCGTTTAAAAAGCCCCGATCAACTCTTACTTTTCTAA
- a CDS encoding YcaO-like family protein produces the protein MELQKKLNTSIYNLTKRNVLKVSKIIWPQDFHNLIYDYHVDLSIDSFKTTGRGTATNADKALQIAFAEAYERLIILENNIPSSNGCAVFTDILTAQEKALCELQERDFFLLNYHGGFLKSFRCFDLEEPFDRFHRKENISCRIFQNDLANKVFSLCFLQLESMCFIGMGLHISKYQAALTSHIEAFRQLLYFKNRRISTPTTIDQFSQIKKYSYNEHGNLLFDPKFSDFFKNFIFQFSGKWVYEDTSSTTSFVEYKSHVLKDIPLVFVRASNPNMLDLYRGFPDIDKIYKRLKISSSLLNSINTFPHPIR, from the coding sequence ATGGAACTTCAAAAAAAATTAAACACATCCATTTATAACTTAACCAAGCGGAATGTGTTAAAAGTCTCAAAAATTATTTGGCCGCAAGACTTTCACAATCTTATTTATGATTACCATGTAGATCTCTCGATAGATTCTTTCAAAACAACTGGAAGAGGAACTGCAACAAATGCTGATAAGGCCCTTCAAATCGCCTTCGCTGAAGCATATGAGCGCTTAATCATTTTAGAAAATAACATACCTTCTAGCAATGGATGTGCTGTCTTCACAGATATTTTAACTGCTCAAGAAAAAGCCTTGTGTGAGCTTCAAGAACGAGACTTCTTTCTTCTTAATTATCATGGCGGATTTTTAAAAAGCTTTCGTTGCTTTGACTTGGAAGAGCCATTTGACAGATTTCATAGAAAAGAAAATATTAGCTGCCGAATATTTCAAAACGATCTCGCTAACAAAGTCTTCAGTCTCTGTTTCTTACAACTAGAGAGTATGTGCTTTATAGGCATGGGGCTACATATCTCAAAATACCAAGCGGCATTAACCTCACATATAGAAGCTTTTAGACAATTATTATATTTTAAGAATAGGCGTATTTCTACGCCAACAACAATAGATCAATTTTCTCAAATAAAAAAATATTCTTACAACGAGCATGGGAACTTATTATTCGATCCGAAATTTTCTGATTTTTTTAAAAATTTTATATTTCAATTTTCAGGAAAATGGGTCTATGAAGATACAAGTAGCACAACATCTTTTGTCGAATACAAATCTCACGTCTTAAAAGACATACCTCTTGTCTTTGTACGGGCCAGTAATCCCAATATGCTCGATCTTTATCGTGGTTTTCCTGACATTGATAAAATCTATAAACGTCTTAAGATCTCATCCTCTTTGTTAAATTCTATTAACACATTCCCCCATCCTATTAGATGA
- the cas1 gene encoding type II CRISPR-associated endonuclease Cas1, whose translation MKNHVLEFLSPGLKITKSRGHLVVLSSKGESEIPLDDIFTALILSEDVLISTNVVTSMIERNIPIIFCDSKYTPLASMLGYQGHSLTQKRQAAQISLSDIQKGRLWQKAVKQKIWQQHQLLKHLKKEQILMDKFFHEVEIHDETNLEAQAARLYWKTLFGDNFRRDPVLSGTNSFLNYGYAILRSAVARSVASSGLNPTIGIHHSNFENPFCLVDDLMEPFRPLVDSYCYTLQDESDLSPQNKRKLSIILEHEVIYRNEKKPLSSAIHEYCHSFTNAILNADYKLFDTSINLNFYAI comes from the coding sequence ATGAAAAACCACGTTTTAGAGTTTCTTTCTCCAGGTTTAAAAATTACCAAATCGAGAGGCCATTTAGTTGTATTGTCATCCAAAGGTGAGTCCGAAATACCTTTGGATGACATATTCACAGCTTTGATCCTTTCGGAAGATGTACTGATTAGCACCAATGTTGTGACCTCGATGATAGAACGAAATATTCCTATTATCTTCTGTGACAGCAAATACACTCCCCTTGCCAGTATGCTCGGATATCAAGGTCATTCGCTTACACAAAAACGTCAAGCCGCCCAGATATCACTTTCAGATATTCAAAAGGGACGACTTTGGCAAAAAGCCGTCAAACAAAAGATTTGGCAACAACATCAGCTTCTTAAGCACTTAAAAAAAGAACAGATACTTATGGATAAATTCTTCCATGAGGTTGAAATACATGATGAAACAAACCTAGAAGCACAAGCGGCACGCCTTTACTGGAAAACACTCTTTGGAGACAACTTCAGACGCGACCCCGTATTATCTGGAACCAATTCATTTTTAAATTACGGCTATGCAATTCTTAGAAGTGCTGTCGCCCGCTCTGTCGCGTCTAGCGGCCTAAACCCCACGATTGGTATTCACCACAGCAACTTTGAAAATCCCTTCTGCCTAGTTGATGATTTGATGGAACCATTCCGCCCCCTTGTTGATAGCTACTGTTATACACTTCAAGATGAATCTGATCTAAGCCCACAAAATAAAAGAAAGCTTTCGATTATTCTAGAACACGAAGTTATTTATAGAAATGAGAAGAAACCTCTAAGCTCTGCCATTCACGAGTACTGTCACTCTTTCACCAATGCGATTCTAAATGCAGATTATAAGTTATTTGATACATCCATAAATTTAAACTTTTATGCAATATAG